TTCATCACGCCCACCGCCGCACGGTTCTCCACCGGCCCTCCCCCCGCAGCCGCCGCGTTCACGCTCACCCCCGGCAGCAAGCCCAGATTGAAGGGCACCACCTTCCGAGTCCCCGCGCTCGCCCCCACCTCCGCCGCGCTCACACCCGCCCTCGCCTCCAGCACCGGCTCCGCCCCCCCGCGCGACACCGTCGCCTCGCGCAGCACCGAGGTGAAGCTCCCCGGCGCCAGCGGCGTGCGCTTGCCGTCGGCCAGCACGAAGGCCGCCTCGGACACGCCGCCGTCCAGCTCGCGCCGCACCGTGTAGTTGCCCGGCGCCAGCCCCAGCTCCGTCGGGCGCCCCGGCAGCTTCATCAGCTCCACCACCAGCACCCCCGCCTCGTCCCGGACGAAGAAGCGGCCCTCCAGCGTCTCCGTCAGCACCAGCCCCGCCGTCGTCGCCCGGAGATCCGTCATCACCAGATCCCCCGTGCCTGCCAGCTCGATGTCATAGGCCGGGTGCTGCGCACCGCGCTGCGTGCGCTCGGTGCGCGCCAGCGTCTCGTGGAAGGCGAACTGGTAGGCCTCGTTCAGCGTCACCCGCCCGTCCCGCGTCACGTCCGCCGCACCCCGCAGCCCCGACACCAGGTGGTGCGTGAAGAACGAGCCGCCCAGCCGGTCCGACTCCTGCGAGGCCTCGTCCTCGCTCGACGAGGTGAGGATGGCCTGCCCCTTCACCTGGCTGCCCGTATCCACCAGGAACGCCGGCCGCGAGGTGCCGCCCTTGCGCCGCGCGAACGCCCCCGACGCACACGAGTCCAGCACCGCAATGCGCACGTCCGCCGGCAGCCCGCTCAGCGCCCGGCGCAGCTCGCCGTAGTCCACGCGCTCGCCCTGGAGCAGCAGGCCCTCGTCGTCCGAGTGACCCGAGTAATAGAGGAGCACCTCCACCCGGTTCGCCCCCGAGGCCCGCGCCGACTCCGTCAGCGCCTTCATCTTCGAGAAGCCCTCCAGCAGCCCCGCGCGGCCCGTGTCCAGCAGCAGCACCCGGTCCGACGGCGCCACCCCGCCCAGCTCGCCCAGCACCTTGGCGAAGGCCTGCGCGTCCGTGGTGGCATAGCGGAGCTTGTCGCGCCCCGGCCCGCCGTCATTCACCCCCACCAGCAGCGCCAGCCGGCGCACCGGGACGGGAGCCTCCGCGGAAGCCAGCCCCGCCACCAACAGCGTCATCAGCACGAACAGTCGAGTCATGGCGAGACCTTCTCCAGCGTGAAGGACACCTGCGTGAAGCCCTCCGGCAGTGCCAGCGGCGCGGTGCGCACGTCCGCCGAGCCCGCCAGCGCACGGGCCGCGGCCAGCACTGGATCCAATGCGAAGGGGATGTCCGAAGTAATGAAAAGGAAGCGCTCGAAAGCAGGCGCATCGTCCAGCTCGTAGGCCCGGGGCAGCGCGTGGGTCCCCGAGGCCGCGAGCGCCACGGACTGCGCGCCCGTCTCCGGCACGTGCACCGTCACCGTGCCGCGCCCGTCCACCGAGAGGATGATCCCGTACGCGTGGCCCGCGGCGATATAGGAGAGCTGCACCACATCACCCGCGGCGGCGGCGGCTCCATCGGTGAGGCGCTCCGGCTCGGCGGCGCCTTGGCGGTGGACGAGAAGCTGCGGCAGCAGGCCCTTGGCGCGCGTCACTTCGAGCCCGTCCACCCTGTCTCCCACGGGAGGCTCTACCGGGCGGACCACCACGAAGAGCGCCACGACGGCCAGCGCAGGCACCAGCGCGAGCGCCGGAGCCCAGCGGCGCAAAGGGCGCGTCTGCTCCCGGGCCACCTCCAGCCGGCGAGCGGCGGCCGAGCGCAGCTCCACCTCGCGAGCCACGGTGGCGGGCGGCAGCTTCTCCAGGGTGGCGCGGCTGTCGGCCTCGAGCGCGGCGAGGCGGGCCTCGCCATCAGGCTCCTGGGCCAGCCGGGCGCGAGCGGCGGCCAGCTCCTCCGGAGGCAGCTCGCCCAGGGCGATGCGCTCCAGCAACCAGTCCGGGGTACGGCTTGGCGAAGTCATGCGGCCTCCAGCTCTTGCAGCGCGGAAGAGAGCGCCCGCAGGCGCTTGCGCACCCCGGACACGGACAGGCCCACCTCGCGGGCTGTCTCCTCCAGCGTCATTCCATCCACCAGGTGCAGCACGGCGATGTCCCGGCTCGACGCGGGCACCCGGCCAAAGAGCCGATCCAACAGCCCCCGAGCGGCAGTGCGGGCCTCGGTGTCCTCGGCGGCGGCGATGCGCAGCACCAGCTCGTCGTCCTTGTCCTCGGGACGGCGGCGGGCGCCGCGCAGCCGGTTGAGGCACACCCGCGTGGCAATCTGGTGCAGCAGGCTGGAGGGCGCTGAGTTCTTCAGTCCGCCCTGGTAGCGCAACAGCTGCACGAACACGTCGTGCATGGCATCCACGGCCTTCTCCTCGTCTCGGAGGAGGAAGCGGCAGCGCCGGAGCACCTGAGGCCCATAACGGCGATAGTAGGCCTCCACGTCGATTGCCACCGGACTTGCGCCTCCTCTTTCAGCCGCCTGGAACACCGGTGCCGGGAGGAACTGTCACCGGCCTCCGCACTTTTTTCCGCGAGCGCTCCCTATCAGCTTCCGGCCAGGGCTTCCCGCCCCCCTTCCTCAATGTTCTCGCGGGCTTGGGAGTAGGCAGGCAACCGGGCTAAAGAGTCCCCCTCTATGGCGGAGACCCCAAAGGAGCGCTTCCTGCGCGAGGTGCGGGAGATGGATGCCGCAGTGCGTGAGGTGCTCTCCCAGGGACTCGGGGACGAGGCGCTGCGGGAGGCCCTGGAGGCCCTGGCGCTCAAGCCCTGGTTCCGCGAGTTCTCCTGGCTGTGGGGTCCGGAGCTCGCCCAGCGCAGCCGGGTGCTGTTCCGGCCCTTCCTCCTCAACCAGCTCTCACCGTGGTCGCTCGACGCGAAGGGCAAGGCCTTCGAGGCTTGGAAGAAGCCCGAGGTGACCGCGAAGCTCCAGCCCTGGCTGGACGAGGCCGATCGCCGCGACGACGTGGAGTTGTTCCGCAAGCTCTACCTGTGGAAGCTGCGGCAGCAGGTCGACTGGAAGAAGGTGGAGGAGCAGTGGCGCCAGGAGCTGCTCGCCCGCGCCCGCTCCGCCCAGGGCCGTGCGGCGTTCAACACCGCGCTCACGAAGATGGACGTGGCCGCCTACTCGCTCGACGAGCCCACCGCCACTGCACTCTGGGAGCTGAACCCAGCGGGTGCCCGCACGTTCATCCTCCGCCACCTGCCGAGCGAGTGGGCGTTCCAACGAGAAGATCCGAAGCGCCACTGGACCACGCTGCTGGAGCACACAGAGGAAGCCAAGGACCTGGAGCTGTACTTCCCGCTCTACCAACGGCTGGTGCCGCTCAAGGTGTGGCACGCGGACGCGCTCGCCCTCTGCCGGGCCGTGGAGGAGCCCGCGGCGCTCGTCGAGGAGCTGGAGCTGCGGCACCCGCACGGCTTCCGCGTCGACCCGAAGCAGATGGCCGCCACCTTCCTCGCGCTGGCCCAGGCGCGTGGCCGAGACGTGGTGCCCTATCTCTTGAAGCACGCCCGCTCCATCTTCCCCCGCTGGCGCTTCTGGGGCGGCCAAGCAGACGCGAAGGGGCTGGTCCCGCTGCTGGAGCTGTCACGCCGCAAGGGCTGGCTCGATGTCTGGGCCACGCTGCTGCGCACCAGCGCCACCCCCGAGACGTGGAACGCGGAGGTGCAACGGCTCGTGGCGGATCGCCAGAGCCCCGAGGCGGACGTGCGCCATCATCTGCTGCTGCTCGCGGGCGTGGGCAGCGAGTACAACGGGCCGGGCTTCTCCATCGCCCAGGTGCATCCTTTAGAGGACGCGGTGGCCGTCGCGCTCTACGAGCGCTTCCCGGACCTGATGCGCGGGCCTTACCGGATGCACGCCTCGGCGTGGTGGCACCAGGGCTATCCGAAGCTCTCGGCGCGCGTCCTCGAGCGCCAGGACGAGCTGCTCATCGACTACCTGGCGAGCCGCTCCGCGCTGCAGCCCCTGCACGTGGCCCGGCCGCAGTCCCAGTGGCAGCAGACGGTGGACGCCCTCAGCCAGTACTTCGAGGCGCTCCCGGAGAAGGATGGCACCTTCGCCCGCCGGGCCTCCAACGCCCTGTCGATGATGCCGGCGTACTCGATGTCCTACACCTATGACGTGTTGCTGAAGTCCAACCGGCTCGCGCGGCTGCTCTTCGAGCGCTCCACGGACTTCTACCTCTCGGACAGTCAGTCGGTGCGGGACCTGCTGGAGTCGCCGCAGATCCACGTGCAGGCGCTGGCCTTCCGAGTGCTCGGGCGTGACGACTCGCGGGCACGCACGCTGGCAGCCCAGAATGTGGATCTGCTCCAGGCCACGCTGCTGCGGCCACTGCACCGGCGCACGCGGATGATGGCCTTCGCGGCGGTGCGGAACGCGGCCCTGGCGGATGAAGCCGCTGCGCGGCGGCTGCTGGCGCGGATGAAGGAGACCCTGACCCTGCCGGACCGGCGCTATCCCAAGGAGCAGCTCGTGGGGCTGATGGCGGAGGTGCTGCACCACTGGCCCTCGCTGCGAGGGCCGTCGGAGCGCCCGCGCATCTATGGGGAGGCCACGCCATGACGATGCTGGCCCTCAACTACGCGACGCCCAGTGTCTTCGAGTCCACGCGGGAGCGGGCCCTGCTGGGGCTGGCCGCGGATCAGCACCGTCCTGTGCGCTTCCACGCGCGGGTGAAGGAGCACCTGCTCTCGCTGCGGCTGGCGCTCCAGGCGCTCGGCTCCGTCATCTGGCGCCAGGACGAGTGGATGAGCGCGGGCGAGTACGCGAGCTTCTTCCTGGACCCGGTCATCACCATCCACCCGGACCGGGTCTTCTTCGAGGCGTTCAGCCAGGACCAGAGCACCTACGGGCTGGTAGTGGCGGACCGGGCGCTCTTCGAGCCCTCGGGGGAGGTGCGGTGCGGCACCACGAACGTGGACTTCACCGCGTGGCTGTGGGCGGCGCTGGCGGAGATGCGCTCGAGCCGGGAGACGTTCTTCCGCGTGGGACCCGAGGGCTTCGAGGTGACGACAGCAGGTGCCGGGGGCCGCTTCGAGCAGAAGGTGGACATCCCGGACCCGTGGGTGCGCGGCTTCCTCCAGCTGCAGGGCGCCATGGCACTGCCGGGGACGAAGCTGACAGTGCGGCCGGTGGATCTGCTGGCGGCGCTGCGCTTCCTGCGCTTCACCAAGGCGAAGATGTCACCGCGCGCGCTGCGCTATGAAATGGAGCCCGGCGAGGATGCGGCGCTGCTGCTAGAGCCCTGGGAGGAGCGCATCCCCCTGAAAGGCGCCAGCCACACCTATGCAGAGAAGCGCACGATCCGCACGTGGGGCCGGCGGAGGCTGCAGCTGTTGGATCCGCTGCTGCCCTACGCGGACAACGTGGACGTGTACCTCAAGGGCCGGGCGCTCCCCTCCTTCTATGCGGTGAAGCTGCCGGGAGTGACGTTCCTGCTCGGACTGTCCGGGTGGACATCGAACCAGTGGACGGGGACGGGCGGGCTCGACCTGCTGGTGCCTCCTATTAAAGGAGAGGGCCTGACGGAGCGGGTACTCGGGCTGCTGCGAGAGAAGTACGCCCTGAGCGTCGAGGAGGCGAGCACCCTGCTCGGAGCGGAGCGGCCGGCGGTGTCCCGAGCGCTGGCCTCGCTGTGCTCGGAGGGCCGAGCCATCTTCGACGTGGAGCGCCGCGAGTTCCGCCACCGGGAGCTGTTCTCGAAGCCGGTGGACCTGGAGCGGGTCTACCCGCCGGACCCGAGGCGCGAGGAGGCCGAGAAGATGGTCGCCCGAGGCCAGGTGACGATCCAGAGCTCCGAGGCGCGCGAGACGCGGAAGAAGAAGCGCCTGAAGGGGCCCGATGGAGTCCTCTACCGCGAGGTGGTGCTGCGCGACTGGGTGGTGTCGGGAAGGGTGGCGACGCAGGGGAGCGTGGAGGTGGTGCTCAACGACGAGGACCGGCTCATCTTCGGCCGCTGCGGCTGCGAGTTCTTCCAGGAGCACCTGCTGAACCAGGGCCCGTGCGTGCACCTGCTCGCGCTGATGTCGGTGGCGAAGCCCCAGAGGCAGGACCAGGCCACATCTCGGCCGGTGGACAAGGAGTCCTTGCAGAATCCCGTCCTGGCCCATAGCCCGGAGGAGCCCGAGGCACAGGAGAACGGCAGCGAGTCCGATGAGGCGGCGCTTGACGAGGACGGGGACGATGACGATAACCGCTGACGCTCCCGAGGGGGTCCGGGCCTCGCAGACGAGCCGTTCGTGCCGCGGTGTTTCGCCGCGGCGGCTTCTTGTCCCCATCACATCGCCACGGTCCCAGCGTACGCAACGCTGGGATCCCCGAGTCCAGGGCCTCGCAAGTCGTCCCCGCCCGGTCCCCTTCGGAGCACCATGAGCCTCTTCCCAAAGCTGCTCACCTGGGTGAAGACGGTGTTTGGCCAGGGGCCGCGCACGCGCCAGGTGACGCGCCTGTCCTCGGCGAACGGAGGGCCGGTGGACGCCTCGGGCCGGCCGGTGGATGTCGTCACCGAGGAGGTGGTGCTGAAGGGGCCGCTGAAGGAGAAGCATCGGCGGCTCGTGAAGCGGGACCCGCGGCTGCTGCCCAAGCCGCCTCGGAAGAGCCACTGGGAGAAGCGCAAGAAGGTGATGTCCGCGGAGGAGGCCAACCGCCTCTTCTCGGGCACCCTGCGCACGCGCAACCGGAACCTGCGCGACCTGCTCCCAGACGAGGCCCAGCTGGAGCGTTACGGGCTGCCCGTGTGGAGAAGCGAGCAGGACGTGGCCACGGCGCTGGGAATCACGGTGCGGCAGCTGCGGCACTTCTCAGTGCACCGGCAGCGAGACCGGGTGAGCCACTACGTCACCTTCGCGCTGCCGAAGCGCTCGGGAGGGCAGCGGCTCATCCACGCGCCAAAGAAGGGGCTGAAGGCGGTGCAGCGCAAGCTGCTCTCGCTGCTGGTGGAGAAGCTGCCGGTGAGCCCTCTCGCGCACGGCTTCGTGAAGGGGCGCTCGGTGCGCACGGGGGCAGAGGGGCACGTCGGCAAGGCGGTGGTGCTCCGCGTGGACCTGAAGGACTTCTTCCCCTCGGTGAGCTACGCACGGGTGCGAGGGCTGCTCATCGCACTGGGCTACGGCTATCCGGTGGCGGCCACGCTGGCCGTGCTGATGACGGAGTCCGAGCGCCAGCCCGTGGAGGTGGACGGTCAGGTGTTCTTTGTCCCGATAGGCCCGCGCGTCTGCGTGCAGGGAGCACCGACGAGCCCAGGGCTGTGCAACGCGGTGGTGCTGAGGATGGACCGGCGGCTCGCGGGGCTGGCGCGCAAGCACGGCTTCACATACTCGCGCTACGCGGATGACCTGAGCTTCTCGGGCCCGGAGCAGAAGACCGCGGAGAAGCTGCGCGCGCTGGCGGGAAAGATCATCGCGGAGGAGGGCTTCCAGGTGAACGCACCCAAGACGCGGCTGCAGCGCCGGGGCGGGCGGCAGACGGTGACGGGGGTGACGGTGAACCAGGTGCTCGGCCTGTCTCGCAAGGAACGCCGGAAGATGCGCGCGATGATCCACCAGGAGGCCTCGCGGCCTGCGGACGCGGAGAACTCCGCGCGCATCGACGGCAAGCTGGCCTACCTATCCATGCTGAACCCACGGCAGGCCGAGGCGCTCCGGACCCGCCGCAAGGGGCGCACGCGCTGAGTCAGTTGACCTGAACGCTGCCACCTTTGATGCGATTGACGCCGCTGGCGTGCGTCTCGACGTAGGTGCCCCGGAGGATGAGCTTGCCGTTGCGGCGCAGGGTGATGCTCGCCTCTCCGCACTTCAGGACGATCTCGTCCGCGCCTTCGATGGTGACGCGCTTGCCGTCCACATGGGCTTCCATGGGGGGCTCGGAGGGCGGCTGGGGCTGAGGCTCGGAGAGCATCGCATCCAGCATCGGCGTGGGGCTGCCCTGCACGAGCCCGACGATCAGCGGCAGGCGCGCATCCCCATTCTCGAACATCAACACCACACCCGGGCGGGTACTGGCCGCGCCCTGGAGCACCTCGGGCTGAAGTGGCACTGTCCTCCGGGCCACGAGCGGTCCGGCCCGGTTGCCCGGGAAGTCCACCAGCGGGAGCCCTGCGGCATCAGTGCCCACGAGCCAGCCCATCCGAGCGCCCCAGAGCGGCTCGCCGGACTCGGTGCTCGGTGCACCGGCATTCGCTGAAGCAGCAGGCAAGGTCATGTCGAGGCTCCCGAGTGGGAGCGGCGGTCTGCCGCTCGGAGGCCCAGCGTAGCCGAAGCCACCCCGCAGAGGGGCCAGGCTCCGTCCGCTGGGGCTGAGCCGGCGGCTCAAGACGCGGGGTTGCGCACCAGCACCACGGGCCGATCGCAGCGCGTCATCACCGCCTGGGCCACCGAGCCCATCACCGCCCGCATCATCCCCGTGCGGCCGTGAGTGGCCATGCAGATGAGGTCCGCGCCGTGGCGCTCGGCGGCTTGGGCGATGACACCCGCCACGTCGCTCCCGGCCGTCACCTCCAGTTCCACCTTCCGCCCCCCCTGCACCGCCGCGCGAGGCACTCGCTCCTCGAGCTGCTTCCGGAGCGCGCTCAGCTGCTCCGGGCCCGTCTGCGGCGGGGCGACATGCAGCAGGTGCACCGTGCCGCCCTGAGGCGCCAGCGCGCACGCTTGGGCGATGGCCCGGTCTCCCAGCTCGGAGAAGTCCGTGGTCACCAGCACCGTGCGCACCTGAGGCAGCTCCACGTCCGCTCCCTGCACCGCCGCGCGAGACGGCACGCACACCACCGTCATCTTCGCCAGCCGCAGCGCGTGCTGAGACACGCTCCACAGCTTCCCGAGCGCCCTGCGGTGGTGCGAGCCCACCACCAGCACGTCCACGCCCTCCTCCGCGGCCAGCGCGACGAGGTGGTCCGCGATGCGGCCCAGGCCCACCTCCAGGCGCACCCGGACGGGCTTGCCGCCCTCGGACAGCGGCTCCACCAGCACCGCGGCTTCCTTCTCCAGAGCCTGGCGCAGCGCCGGCGTCACGTCCGCGAAGCCCAGCGGGCTCTCCAGCCCCAGGCGCACGGCCTCCTCCTGGGCCCAGAAGACGCGGCCGCCCACCAGTTCGATGGGCCCCAGCTTGCGCAGCCCCTTCACCCAGTCGCGCGCCGCCGAGAAGGGCAGCGAGCGATCCACCCCCAGCATCACCTTGAGCGGCCGCTCCCCGCGCCCCCACGCCTCCAGCGACTCCACGTTCCGGGCGACGACCAGCGGCACCTCCACCGTCTGCGCCAGCCGGTCCACCGTGCCGCCCAGGCCCAGGAAGGGCGTCTCCTGGCTCGGCGCCGCCGTCACCACCATCGTGGCGCCCTGCTTCTTGGCGAACTCCTGCACCGCCGCGGCCGGCTCGCCCGTGAGCACCGTGTGCTGCACCTGGGCGCCGAGCTTCTGCATCCGCTTCGCCTCGTCGGCCAGCGCCGCCTCGGCCGCCTCCATCAGCGGCTTACCGAAGGCCCTCGCGGAGTCCTGCGGCAGCACGTGGACGAGCCACAACGGCACACCGGCCTTCCGGGCAAGCAGCGCGGCGGCATCACACGCGCGGCGGGCGGCATCGGAGAAGTTGGTGGCGCAGACGACAGGCATGGTGCCTCCGCGAAGATGGGCCCAAGGGCCAGTGGAACGAAACCTCTTCTACCTTGTTCAAGCCCCGCGCCAGAGGACTATCGCGCGGGTGTCCGTAGGACTTGTTCGGCCTTCACCTCATGGGCGAGCGGCTCGCCCCGCTCGAAGGCCTGGAGGCTGCCCAGCGTGGTGTCCGCGATGTTGCCCAGCGCCTCCCGGGTGAGGAAGGCCTGGTGGGAGGTGACCAGCACGTTCGGGAAGGTGAGCAAGCGCGCCAGCACGTCGTCCTGGAGCACCTTGCCGCTCAGGTCCTGGAAGAAGATGCCCTCCTCTTCCTCGTAGACGTCCAGCCCCGCGGCGCCCATGTGGCCACGCTTGAGGGCCTCGATGAGCGCCCGGCTGTCGATGAGCGCGCCCCGGCCCGTGTTGATCAGCATGACGCCACGCTTCATCTTCCCCAGCGCCTCGGCGCTCACCAGGTGGTGGGTGCCCGGCGTGAGCGGCACGTGCAGGGTGATGATGTCCGCGTCGCGGTACAGGGTGTCCAGCGGCACATACTGGGCTCCCAGCTCGAGCTCCACCTCCGGGTCCGGCACCACGTCGAAGCACAGCAGCCGGCAGCCGAAGCCACGGAAGATGCGCGCCGCCGCCCGGCCAATGCGCCCAGTCCCCACCACCCCCACCGTCTTCCCGTGCAGGTCGAAGCCCACCAGCCCGTCCAGGGAGAAGTTCCAGTCGCGCACCCGCGCATACGCTTGATGGATGCGGCGGTTGAGCGCCAGCACCAGCGCCACCGCATGCTCCGCCACGGCATAGGGCGAGTACTCGGGAACGCGCACCACCCGGATGCCCAGCCGCGCCGCGGCCACGAGGTCCACGTGGTTGTAGCCCGCCGAGCGCAGCGCCACCACGCGCGTGCCGCCAGCGGCCAGCACCTCCAGGGCCGCGGCGTCCACCTTGTCATTGACGAACGAGCACACCCCCGGAAAGCCCTGGGCCAGCTGCGCCGTCTGCGCGGTGAGCCGCGGCTCGAAGAACACGAGCGCGTGGCCAAACCGGGCGTTGGACGCTTCCAGCGCCTCCCGGTCGTAGCGATGCGTGTCGAAGACCGCCACCTTCATGAGACCCTCCGTTTCAAGGTGTTGCCCAGCCCCCCGTGCGCCATCCGCCGCAGGGGCATGCTCTCACTGCTGGAGAGCGGCCAGGCACCCAGTGGCTGTGCAGGTCCGCCGTCCCTCGCCAGATTCGCCTCCGCGGTTCCAAAATCCAAGGAGTTGCGTGAGTCAGCCCCTGTACTCCCGGTGGGGGCAGACGGGCGTCTTCTGTGGGCCGCTTTATCTTGTGGGGAAAGAGGCCTCGGAGGTTGCCCATGTACCGCTGTCCTACCTGTGGTGCTTTCAACCGTGTCCCTGCCACCCGTCCCTCGGGACTTCCCGCGTGTGGCCGCTGCCACGGCGCGCTCGATACTTCGGGAAAACCCCAATCGGTGGATGGAGAGGGGCTCGCGCGGGCGGTGGCCTCGTCGCCGGTGCCCGTGCTGGTGGACGTATGGGCGCCCTGGTGCGGGCCATGCCGGATGGTGGCTCCCGTGTTGGAAGCAGTGGGGCAGTCGCAGGCGGGGCGGCTCATCGTTCTGAAATTGAACTCGGAAGAACATCCGGAGGCCGCCTCGCGGCTGAGCGTGAGGGGCATCCCTACTTTTGTCCTCTACGCCCACGGGCGTGAGGTGGCGCGGCGCAGCGGGGCCATGCCGCGCGCGGAGCTGGAGCGCTGGCTCCATGAGGCCTGGGGCAGCTCGGAGGAAGTGCGCATGTAGCGGGGAGTGGAGAACCCGAACGGTTGAGGGCGCGGGAGGTGCCTCGGCCAGCGAGCGAAGGATGCAGGTGGGGAATGAGGCGGACCATGGATGAGAGCGCAGCGCTGTTCACCGACTTGTACGAGTTCACCATGGTGGACGGCTACCTCCAGGAGGACATGCACGACGAAGCGGTGTTCAGCCTCTTCGTCCGCCGCCTCCCCGCGCGACGCAACTTCCTGATGGCCTGTGGGCTCGAGGATGCGCTGCGCTACCTGGAGACGCTGCGCTTCACCCCCGCGCAGCTCGACTACCTGGCCTCGCTCCAGCTCTTCTCGGATCGGCTGCTGCGCTACCTGGAGCGCTTCCGCTTCTCGGGCGAGGTGTGCGCCGTCCCTGAGGGCACGCCCCTCTTCGGCGAGGAACCCCTCCTGGAGGTCATCGCGCCGCTGCCCGAGGCCCAGCTGTTGGAGACGTACCTGCTCAACCAGGTCCACCTGCAGACGCTGGCGGCCTCCAAGGCCACCCGGGTCATCGGTGCGGCGGCAGGGCGCCCGGTGGTGGAGTTCTGCCTGCGGCGCAGCCATGGCATGGACGCCGGGCTGAAGGTGGCGCGCGCGGCCTTCATCGCGGGGTTGGATGCCACCTCCAACATGCTGGCCGGGCAGCGCTACGGCATCCCTGTGAAGGGAACCATGGCGCACAGCTTCGTGCAGGCCCATGAGGGCGAGCTGGAGGCCTTCCGCACCTTCACGCGCTACTTCCCGGACAGCACCCTGCTGGTAGACACCTACGACACACTGCGCGGCGTTCAGCACGTCATCCGTCTGGCACGCGAGCTGGGAGAGGGCTTCCACGTGCGCGCAGTGCGGCTGGATTCGGGAGACATGCTGGCGCTGTCGCGCGCGACACGGCAGATGCTGGACGAGGCGGGGCTGCAGCGCGTGAACATCATTGCCAGCGGCAACCTGGACGAGGACTCCATCGCGCGGCTGGTGGCCGAGGAAGCGCCCATCGATTGTTTCGGCGTGGGGACGTCGCTCGGGACGTCCTCGGACGTGCCGTGCCTGGACATGGTCTACAAGCTGGTGGCGTACGCGGGGAAGGATCGCATCAAGCTGTCCACCGCGAAGGCCCTCCTCCCGGGCCGCAAGCAGGTGTTCCGCGAGGAAGAGAACGGCGTGGCGCGCCGGGACGTGCTGGCCCGTCACGGAGAGCAGCTGAAGGGCCGCCCACTGCTGCACCCGGTGATGCGGGGCGGCAAGCGGATGGAAGGAGCGTCGCCTTCACTCACGGAGGTCCGCGCCTACGCGCGGCGCGAGCTGGAGCGGCTGCCTCCCGAGCTGCGGCAGTTGGAGCCCATCTCTCCTCCCTACCGGGTGGAGGCGAGCCCGGTGCTGGCCTGGACGCGCGAACAGCTGACGGAGGCGTGGGAAGCGAGCCCCTGAGCTCGCGCCCCTCCGCCTGACGGGAAAAGTCGGCCTCCGCGTGCCACCCCCGTGGACACGCGGAGACCTACCCCTTTCCTCGGGCCGCGGGTCTTCGCCTGCGGGCCCTCGGACTTCCCGGGTGAGCGCTCCTGGAGCAATGCGCGTGCCGGGGCCGCTCTCCCTCGGGAGCCGCTCTTCACGACGCTGGAGCAGCGCAAGGACTGCGTCCGCGCCAGATGTCAGGCGCAAAGCATGCGGGCCTGGGGGGGCCTTCCCCCCTTGAAAGGGCTCTGGAATGAAGGCTGCTACACGGGAGCACTCTCATGGGAGGTTTCCGGCACGTGTTGGACTGGAGAGCGCGGTACGCGGACAAGGTGGTGACGGCGGAGGAGGCCATCCGGAGCATGGCTCCGGGGCGGCGCATCCTCATCGGCTCGGGGGCCGCGGAGCCCGTCACCTTGGTGAAGGCGATGGTGGAGCAAGGCACCCACCTGGCTGACAACGAGGTGGTCCACCTGCTGACCCTGGGCCCGGCCCCTTACGTGGAGCCCGAGCACTCGGATCGCTTCCGGCACATCGCCTTCTTCATCGGCTCCAACGTGCGCAAGGCGGTACAGGAGGGGCGCGCGGACTTCATGCCGGTGTTCCTGTCGGAGATCCCCGAGCTGATCCGCAGCCGGCGGGTCCGCGTGGACGTGGCGATGATCCAGGTGAGCCCGCCGGACGCGCACGGGTACGTGAGCCTGGGCGTGTCGGTGGACATCGTCCGCAGCGCGGTGGACTCGGCCACGCTCATTATTGCCGAGGTC
The Hyalangium minutum DNA segment above includes these coding regions:
- a CDS encoding SWIM zinc finger family protein is translated as MTMLALNYATPSVFESTRERALLGLAADQHRPVRFHARVKEHLLSLRLALQALGSVIWRQDEWMSAGEYASFFLDPVITIHPDRVFFEAFSQDQSTYGLVVADRALFEPSGEVRCGTTNVDFTAWLWAALAEMRSSRETFFRVGPEGFEVTTAGAGGRFEQKVDIPDPWVRGFLQLQGAMALPGTKLTVRPVDLLAALRFLRFTKAKMSPRALRYEMEPGEDAALLLEPWEERIPLKGASHTYAEKRTIRTWGRRRLQLLDPLLPYADNVDVYLKGRALPSFYAVKLPGVTFLLGLSGWTSNQWTGTGGLDLLVPPIKGEGLTERVLGLLREKYALSVEEASTLLGAERPAVSRALASLCSEGRAIFDVERREFRHRELFSKPVDLERVYPPDPRREEAEKMVARGQVTIQSSEARETRKKKRLKGPDGVLYREVVLRDWVVSGRVATQGSVEVVLNDEDRLIFGRCGCEFFQEHLLNQGPCVHLLALMSVAKPQRQDQATSRPVDKESLQNPVLAHSPEEPEAQENGSESDEAALDEDGDDDDNR
- a CDS encoding caspase family protein encodes the protein MTRLFVLMTLLVAGLASAEAPVPVRRLALLVGVNDGGPGRDKLRYATTDAQAFAKVLGELGGVAPSDRVLLLDTGRAGLLEGFSKMKALTESARASGANRVEVLLYYSGHSDDEGLLLQGERVDYGELRRALSGLPADVRIAVLDSCASGAFARRKGGTSRPAFLVDTGSQVKGQAILTSSSEDEASQESDRLGGSFFTHHLVSGLRGAADVTRDGRVTLNEAYQFAFHETLARTERTQRGAQHPAYDIELAGTGDLVMTDLRATTAGLVLTETLEGRFFVRDEAGVLVVELMKLPGRPTELGLAPGNYTVRRELDGGVSEAAFVLADGKRTPLAPGSFTSVLREATVSRGGAEPVLEARAGVSAAEVGASAGTRKVVPFNLGLLPGVSVNAAAAGGGPVENRAAVGVMNDGTALVGGLALGLVSNMYEEEVRGVAMAVAVNTAGGPVRGGQLATALNVAGEDLNGVQMTAGVNVAGGSVRVGQFAAGLNVAGGAVSGAQMSGGLNVAGGAVRGMQATAGVNVARAAFSGFQGSAGVNWVGGAMTGFQATAGFNRAESVAGVQMAVLNVSGDVTGAQVGLINVGKVVTGAQVGLLNVAEEVRGVPLGLLTFEEKGQRHLEVYSSDVQLTNLAVKFGGRYVYTALLAGIGPDDRLDRYSLGLGFGVHIPLMPRLWLDLDLAGSTVHAVKRPFRGENLLAQTRAMFGFQVAKHFAVFGGPTYNAYFAFNPEDARKVTTLPVRTHQFDEENSMQYWPGVQLGVRL
- a CDS encoding reverse transcriptase family protein, which translates into the protein MSLFPKLLTWVKTVFGQGPRTRQVTRLSSANGGPVDASGRPVDVVTEEVVLKGPLKEKHRRLVKRDPRLLPKPPRKSHWEKRKKVMSAEEANRLFSGTLRTRNRNLRDLLPDEAQLERYGLPVWRSEQDVATALGITVRQLRHFSVHRQRDRVSHYVTFALPKRSGGQRLIHAPKKGLKAVQRKLLSLLVEKLPVSPLAHGFVKGRSVRTGAEGHVGKAVVLRVDLKDFFPSVSYARVRGLLIALGYGYPVAATLAVLMTESERQPVEVDGQVFFVPIGPRVCVQGAPTSPGLCNAVVLRMDRRLAGLARKHGFTYSRYADDLSFSGPEQKTAEKLRALAGKIIAEEGFQVNAPKTRLQRRGGRQTVTGVTVNQVLGLSRKERRKMRAMIHQEASRPADAENSARIDGKLAYLSMLNPRQAEALRTRRKGRTR
- a CDS encoding DUF6484 domain-containing protein — its product is MTLPAASANAGAPSTESGEPLWGARMGWLVGTDAAGLPLVDFPGNRAGPLVARRTVPLQPEVLQGAASTRPGVVLMFENGDARLPLIVGLVQGSPTPMLDAMLSEPQPQPPSEPPMEAHVDGKRVTIEGADEIVLKCGEASITLRRNGKLILRGTYVETHASGVNRIKGGSVQVN
- a CDS encoding RNA polymerase sigma factor: MAIDVEAYYRRYGPQVLRRCRFLLRDEEKAVDAMHDVFVQLLRYQGGLKNSAPSSLLHQIATRVCLNRLRGARRRPEDKDDELVLRIAAAEDTEARTAARGLLDRLFGRVPASSRDIAVLHLVDGMTLEETAREVGLSVSGVRKRLRALSSALQELEAA